The following coding sequences lie in one Streptomyces xiamenensis genomic window:
- a CDS encoding DUF6227 family protein: protein MTDQHEAAAATVAETFTVLDIEVPAPRGYPGQDSSRHARRLLGRAENADRPGEDILRLLLGARGYGIERLPEPRSAVPGERRRWCSVYEHAFLLADDSELCLYELEHDLTPDRRLVCEVYRDEVAAGRAARRHAHALAAAG, encoded by the coding sequence ATGACCGACCAGCACGAAGCGGCCGCCGCGACGGTGGCCGAGACCTTCACGGTGCTGGACATCGAGGTGCCCGCCCCGCGCGGCTACCCCGGACAGGACTCCTCCCGGCACGCACGGCGCCTGCTGGGGCGCGCGGAGAACGCCGACCGGCCGGGCGAGGACATCCTGCGCCTGCTGCTCGGCGCCCGCGGCTACGGCATCGAGCGGCTGCCCGAGCCCCGCTCCGCCGTGCCGGGGGAGCGCCGCCGCTGGTGCTCCGTGTACGAGCACGCCTTCCTCCTGGCCGACGACAGCGAGCTGTGCCTCTACGAGCTGGAGCACGACCTCACCCCCGACCGCCGCCTGGTCTGCGAGGTCTACCGCGACGAGGTGGCCGCCGGACGCGCCGCACGCCGCCACGCCCACGCGCTGGCCGCCGCCGGCTGA
- a CDS encoding wHTH domain-containing protein — protein MAFRHINELPLGDKIFRVELASDDDITVTLTLTGWREAAPLTPLAGGSLTMPLADVPTLRIALNRGLRALALAADVAEPIPDRDILRELFPGHGAPWIPQHEEDLTQRFHAGETIARIAARFGRTPDSVRTKLRELGHDPRRPEHCPPDGCLSWSRYASPAMLGAAQEPAAGTAS, from the coding sequence ATGGCATTCCGCCACATCAACGAACTGCCGCTCGGCGACAAGATTTTCCGCGTCGAGCTGGCGAGCGACGACGACATCACCGTGACCCTGACCCTGACCGGCTGGCGGGAGGCGGCGCCCCTGACGCCGCTGGCCGGCGGCTCCCTGACCATGCCCCTGGCCGATGTGCCCACCCTGCGCATCGCCCTCAACCGCGGACTGCGCGCCCTGGCGCTGGCCGCCGACGTGGCCGAGCCGATCCCCGACCGGGACATCCTGCGGGAACTGTTCCCCGGGCACGGCGCCCCCTGGATACCCCAGCACGAGGAGGATCTGACGCAGCGGTTCCACGCCGGGGAGACCATCGCCCGGATCGCGGCGCGCTTCGGGCGCACCCCCGACTCCGTACGCACCAAGCTGCGCGAGCTGGGCCATGACCCGCGCCGTCCCGAGCACTGCCCGCCGGACGGCTGCCTGTCCTGGTCCCGCTACGCCTCGCCCGCGATGCTCGGGGCGGCGCAGGAGCCGGCGGCGGGCACCGCCTCGTAG
- the rsmD gene encoding 16S rRNA (guanine(966)-N(2))-methyltransferase RsmD, protein MTRVIAGTAGGRRLAVPPGGGTRPTSDRAREGLFSTWTALWGPLHGARVLDLYAGSGAVGLEALSRGAAHALLTEADARAARTIRANIRDLALPGAELRTGRAEAVVRGPAPEDPYDLVFLDPPYAVTDAELHEILLTLRAEGWLAEDALATVERGTRGGPFSWPAGFTALRSRRYGEGTLWYGRLAAGTEQQPGQAYAPQPGTEHDSDRS, encoded by the coding sequence ATGACCCGCGTGATCGCCGGGACCGCCGGCGGGCGGCGGCTGGCCGTACCGCCGGGCGGCGGCACCAGGCCCACCTCCGACCGGGCCCGGGAAGGACTCTTCTCCACCTGGACCGCCCTGTGGGGGCCGTTGCACGGCGCCCGGGTACTGGACCTGTACGCGGGTTCCGGCGCCGTCGGCCTGGAGGCGCTCTCCCGGGGCGCTGCCCACGCGCTGCTCACCGAGGCCGACGCCCGCGCGGCCCGCACCATCCGCGCCAACATCCGCGACCTCGCCCTGCCCGGCGCCGAACTGCGCACCGGGCGCGCCGAGGCCGTCGTCCGGGGCCCGGCCCCCGAGGACCCCTACGACCTGGTCTTCCTCGACCCGCCCTACGCGGTGACCGACGCCGAACTCCACGAGATCCTCCTCACACTCCGTGCGGAGGGCTGGCTCGCCGAGGACGCGCTCGCCACCGTGGAGCGCGGCACCAGAGGAGGCCCCTTCTCCTGGCCCGCCGGCTTCACCGCCCTGCGCTCGCGCCGCTACGGCGAGGGCACCCTGTGGTACGGCCGGCTCGCCGCGGGGACCGAGCAGCAGCCCGGGCAGGCGTACGCGCCACAACCCGGGACCGAGCACGACAGCGACCGGTCATGA
- a CDS encoding DAK2 domain-containing protein produces the protein MPQPLDADAVRRWCRIALDTLGRDRAEIDAINVYPVPDADTGTNLYLTMESADRALTQAAHDGGAGGGGGAGGSLADTVRTMARGALIGARGNSGTILAQLLRGMAQELAASPGGDAGADALRRALRRAATLAYEAVSHPVEGTMLTVAAAAADAAERATGRHPAQVTAAACAGARAALAATTAQLDVLARARVVDAGGSGLVTVLDALDAALSGRAPDLLPHHGLGRPAGHRHGAAGDTAATPGCAGGGYEVIYLLDAEDAAVPALRRALDGLGDSLVIVGGEGLWNVHVHTDRPGPAVEAGIEAGRPHHIRITQLATATPARPGAAERAVVCVMPGDGLAALCTEAGATALTVRPGVTPASDELAAAIDRAGSREIVLLPNDGTLWHVSAAAAEQARERGVRVAVIPTRSPVQGLAALAVHAAERRFDEDVVAMTSAAGATRFGEVTVAEREYWTAGGICQAGDVLGLIDGDVAVIGADTERVAAELLARMLSAGGELVTLVLGERTPAALADRLERQVRRGHLGVDTVVYQGRQAAPLLIGVE, from the coding sequence GTGCCGCAACCGCTGGACGCCGACGCGGTGCGGCGCTGGTGCCGGATCGCGCTGGACACCCTGGGCCGGGATCGCGCGGAGATCGACGCCATCAACGTCTACCCCGTCCCGGACGCGGACACCGGCACCAATCTCTACCTCACCATGGAGTCCGCCGACCGCGCCCTGACCCAGGCCGCGCACGACGGCGGTGCCGGTGGCGGCGGGGGAGCCGGGGGCAGCCTCGCGGACACCGTGCGCACCATGGCCCGCGGCGCCCTGATCGGCGCCCGCGGCAACTCCGGCACCATCCTCGCCCAGCTGCTGCGCGGCATGGCCCAGGAGCTGGCCGCCTCGCCCGGCGGGGACGCCGGCGCCGACGCGCTGCGCCGCGCGCTGCGCCGCGCCGCCACCCTGGCCTACGAGGCGGTCAGCCACCCCGTGGAAGGCACCATGCTCACGGTCGCCGCCGCCGCCGCGGACGCCGCGGAGCGCGCCACCGGCCGGCACCCCGCGCAGGTCACCGCCGCCGCCTGCGCCGGAGCCCGCGCCGCGCTCGCCGCCACCACGGCGCAGCTGGACGTGCTCGCCCGCGCCCGGGTCGTGGACGCCGGCGGCTCCGGCCTGGTCACCGTGCTGGACGCCCTGGACGCCGCGCTCTCCGGCCGTGCCCCCGACCTCCTGCCGCACCACGGCCTGGGCCGCCCCGCCGGACACCGGCACGGCGCGGCGGGGGACACCGCCGCGACCCCCGGGTGCGCGGGCGGCGGCTACGAGGTGATCTACCTGCTGGACGCCGAGGACGCCGCCGTCCCCGCCCTGCGCCGGGCGCTGGACGGCCTCGGCGACTCGCTGGTGATCGTCGGCGGCGAGGGCCTGTGGAACGTCCATGTGCACACCGACCGCCCGGGCCCCGCAGTCGAGGCGGGCATCGAGGCCGGCCGTCCGCACCACATCCGGATCACCCAGCTGGCCACGGCCACCCCCGCCCGGCCCGGCGCCGCCGAGCGCGCCGTGGTGTGCGTGATGCCCGGCGACGGCCTGGCCGCCCTGTGCACCGAGGCCGGCGCCACCGCCCTGACCGTACGGCCCGGCGTGACCCCCGCCAGCGACGAACTGGCCGCGGCGATCGACCGCGCCGGCTCCCGGGAGATCGTGCTGCTGCCCAACGACGGCACCCTGTGGCACGTCTCGGCCGCCGCGGCGGAGCAGGCCCGCGAGCGTGGTGTCCGGGTCGCCGTCATCCCCACCCGCTCACCGGTGCAGGGCCTGGCGGCGCTCGCGGTGCACGCCGCGGAACGCCGCTTCGACGAGGACGTGGTCGCCATGACCTCCGCCGCCGGCGCCACCCGCTTCGGCGAGGTCACCGTCGCCGAGCGCGAGTACTGGACCGCCGGGGGCATCTGCCAGGCCGGTGACGTCCTCGGCCTGATCGACGGCGACGTCGCGGTGATCGGCGCGGACACCGAACGGGTCGCCGCCGAACTCCTCGCCCGGATGCTGTCGGCCGGCGGCGAGCTGGTCACCCTGGTGCTGGGCGAGCGCACCCCCGCCGCACTCGCCGACCGGCTGGAGCGCCAGGTGCGCCGCGGCCACCTCGGCGTGGACACCGTCGTCTACCAGGGCCGGCAGGCCGCCCCGCTGCTGATCGGCGTCGAGTAG
- the coaD gene encoding pantetheine-phosphate adenylyltransferase — MRRAVCPGSFDPITHGHLDIIGRASKLYDVVHVTMMINKSKKGLFTTEERVELIRECTREFGNVRVDAFHGLLVDYCKQHDIPAIVKGLRAVSDFDYELQMAQMNNGLTGVETLFMPTNPTYSFLSSSLVKEVATWGGDVSHLVPDPVMRALERKLA, encoded by the coding sequence TTGCGCCGCGCCGTCTGTCCGGGGTCCTTCGACCCCATCACCCATGGCCATCTCGACATCATCGGCCGTGCCTCCAAGCTCTACGACGTGGTGCACGTCACCATGATGATCAACAAGTCGAAGAAGGGCCTGTTCACCACCGAGGAACGCGTCGAGCTCATCCGTGAGTGCACCCGGGAGTTCGGAAATGTGCGTGTCGACGCCTTCCACGGCCTGCTGGTGGACTACTGCAAGCAGCACGACATTCCCGCGATCGTCAAAGGACTGCGGGCCGTCAGCGACTTCGACTACGAACTCCAGATGGCGCAGATGAACAACGGTCTCACCGGCGTGGAGACCCTGTTCATGCCCACCAACCCCACCTACAGCTTCCTCTCCTCCAGCCTGGTCAAGGAGGTCGCCACCTGGGGCGGCGACGTCTCCCACCTCGTCCCCGACCCCGTGATGCGGGCCCTGGAACGCAAATTGGCCTGA
- a CDS encoding ATP synthase F0 subunit B yields MDVTQKLDEIVDTVRGAKSMPMSASCVIHRADLLARLDEVREALPGSLAQAQEVLGDREAVVADAQQEAQRIVQAAHAERGSLVESTEIVQRARAEAAQLLDRARQEADEIKAEADDYVDSKLANFEVVLGKTIGSVERGRDKLLGPERDPGGDLPQQADAYVEAQFAAIEAVLRKTLEAVGRGRRKLTGHRPIDELAEHVAQQDSAGTVPDAGAYYGPRDTEQDTYGYLGMTAPGSADGPGGGGEPGYAQQPAAEPAPYAAQDTAAYARESGYGAGGYGQDPYAPSGGYPADPYAAGQGRPQGQGQDAAGYGYQQPALGYQGSGTLDETSLFDTGMIDPEQLRRYEQGRP; encoded by the coding sequence GTGGACGTTACGCAGAAACTGGATGAGATCGTCGACACGGTGCGCGGCGCCAAGAGCATGCCCATGTCGGCGTCCTGTGTGATCCATCGTGCCGACCTGCTGGCCCGGCTGGACGAGGTGCGCGAGGCCCTGCCCGGCTCCCTCGCCCAGGCCCAGGAGGTGCTGGGCGACCGGGAGGCCGTCGTAGCCGACGCCCAGCAGGAGGCCCAGCGCATCGTGCAGGCCGCGCACGCCGAGCGCGGCTCCCTCGTCGAGAGCACCGAGATCGTGCAGCGGGCCCGGGCCGAGGCCGCCCAGCTGCTGGACCGGGCCCGGCAGGAGGCCGACGAGATCAAGGCCGAGGCCGACGACTACGTGGACAGCAAGCTCGCCAACTTCGAGGTCGTCCTGGGCAAGACCATCGGTTCGGTGGAGCGCGGCCGTGACAAGCTGCTGGGCCCCGAGCGGGACCCGGGCGGCGATCTGCCGCAGCAGGCGGACGCCTATGTGGAGGCGCAGTTCGCCGCGATCGAGGCGGTGCTGCGCAAGACCCTGGAGGCGGTCGGCCGCGGGCGGCGCAAGCTCACCGGGCACCGTCCCATCGACGAGCTGGCCGAGCACGTCGCGCAGCAGGACAGCGCCGGTACGGTGCCGGACGCCGGCGCGTACTACGGCCCCCGGGACACCGAGCAGGACACCTACGGCTACCTGGGCATGACCGCGCCCGGCAGCGCCGATGGCCCGGGCGGCGGCGGTGAGCCCGGCTACGCGCAGCAGCCCGCGGCGGAGCCCGCGCCGTACGCGGCCCAGGACACCGCCGCCTACGCGCGGGAGAGCGGCTACGGCGCCGGTGGCTACGGCCAGGACCCGTACGCCCCGTCCGGCGGCTACCCGGCGGACCCGTACGCCGCGGGCCAGGGCCGGCCGCAGGGCCAGGGGCAGGACGCGGCCGGCTACGGATACCAGCAGCCCGCGCTCGGCTACCAGGGCTCGGGAACGCTGGACGAGACGAGCCTCTTCGACACGGGGATGATCGACCCCGAGCAACTGCGCCGTTACGAGCAGGGACGCCCCTGA
- a CDS encoding phage baseplate protein, translated as MARSKQGAAQLDRRGFVLGAGAAAVTGATGLALSGPAFAATGDGASAAAAGGTFNLSVAAERWIREQALHNVTVMQSFAFDDVNGHLYAIQVMQGGLRLSGESAAVSGADRAARGDLCITKLTLAGAKLGHMYVRGFGHGVAIGVEHAGASPWLWTESDANPSSGYGRALSRFRFANGTVLDSGASSLAKIRPVPGSTSNQVSIDNLNQLLLLRYRLSGVARYRLMNLADVKAGRFTALHDVPQAGVSDSEVFQGFAVLGEHAYQMTGTSYTSESGSNPPSGRGNTYLTRLNLSTGTVAQRSRTEAAYSLSFREPEGVAIRLSNPRRLCLGFASGASGARRFSVYYKPQ; from the coding sequence ATGGCACGCAGCAAGCAGGGTGCGGCACAGCTGGACCGGCGCGGTTTCGTCCTCGGGGCGGGAGCGGCGGCCGTCACCGGCGCCACGGGTCTGGCCCTGAGTGGTCCGGCTTTCGCCGCCACGGGCGACGGGGCGAGCGCCGCCGCCGCGGGCGGTACGTTCAACCTCTCCGTGGCCGCCGAGCGGTGGATCCGCGAGCAGGCGCTGCACAACGTCACCGTGATGCAGTCCTTCGCCTTCGACGACGTCAACGGTCACCTCTACGCGATCCAGGTGATGCAGGGCGGCCTGCGGCTGTCCGGCGAGTCCGCCGCCGTCTCCGGAGCCGACCGCGCCGCCCGCGGCGACCTGTGCATCACCAAGCTCACCCTGGCCGGCGCCAAGCTGGGCCACATGTACGTGCGGGGCTTCGGTCACGGCGTGGCCATCGGCGTCGAGCACGCCGGCGCCAGCCCCTGGCTGTGGACCGAGTCCGACGCCAACCCCTCCTCCGGGTACGGCCGGGCCCTGAGCCGCTTCCGGTTCGCCAACGGCACCGTCCTCGACAGCGGTGCCTCCTCGCTCGCCAAGATCCGCCCGGTGCCCGGCTCCACCAGCAACCAGGTGTCCATCGACAACCTGAACCAGCTGCTGCTGCTCCGCTACCGGCTGAGCGGCGTCGCCCGCTACCGGCTGATGAACCTCGCCGACGTCAAGGCCGGCCGGTTCACCGCCCTCCACGACGTCCCGCAGGCCGGCGTCTCCGACTCCGAGGTCTTCCAGGGCTTCGCCGTGCTCGGCGAGCACGCCTACCAGATGACCGGCACCTCCTACACGTCCGAGAGCGGCAGCAATCCGCCCTCGGGCCGCGGCAACACCTACCTCACCCGCCTCAACCTGAGCACCGGCACCGTCGCCCAGCGCTCGCGCACCGAGGCCGCGTACTCGCTGAGCTTCCGCGAGCCCGAGGGTGTGGCCATCCGGCTGAGCAACCCGCGCCGGCTGTGCCTGGGGTTCGCCTCCGGAGCCTCCGGCGCCCGCCGGTTCAGCGTCTACTACAAACCCCAGTGA
- the recG gene encoding ATP-dependent DNA helicase RecG produces MGSVTALSEPLAKVVGGTTAKVMADHLDLRTVGDLLHHYPRRYAERGELTRLAELPLDEHVTVVAEIADARSHTFNRGKGQRLEVTLTDGSGRLQLVFFGRGVHHHKRELVPGRRGMFAGKVSVFNRKLQLAHPAYELLAADGGDVPEAGAAAAREFAGRLLPLYPACKQLESWKLAKAVALVLDSLAASGWAGLIDPLPAALRRERGLIELPEAFEKVHRPRTKADIAAATARLKWDEAFVLQVALARRRHTEGQLPATARRPAADGLLTAFDARLPFTLTEGQRTVSAEIFADLATEHPMHRLLQGEVGSGKTLVALRAMLAVADSGGQSALLAPTEVLAQQHHRSITEMMGDLAEGGLIGGAEQGTRVTLLTGSMGAAARRRALLEAVTGEAGIVIGTHALIEDVVKFHDLGLVVVDEQHRFGVEQRDALRGKGHRPPHLLVMTATPIPRTVAMTVFGDLETSVLDQLPSGRAPILSHVVPARDKPHFLSRAWERVREEVAAGHQVYVVCPRIGDEDPKDTKGPKKTGKTAEPDEDTGAGEDMAAGGADGDRRPPLAVLDIAGQLRAGPLSGLAVESLHGRMTPDAKDEVMRRFSAGETQVLVATTVIEVGVNVPNATVMVIMDADRFGVSQLHQLRGRVGRGTAGGLCLLVSEAPEGSPARSRLDAVAGTQDGFELSRIDLEQRREGDVLGQAQSGGRSSLRMLAVIEDEEIIAAARAEATALVAADPTLEAAPELRAALDALLDSDREEYLDKG; encoded by the coding sequence ATGGGCAGCGTGACCGCGCTGTCTGAACCCCTCGCCAAGGTCGTCGGCGGTACCACCGCCAAGGTGATGGCCGACCACCTCGATCTGCGGACGGTCGGCGACCTGCTGCACCACTACCCCCGCCGCTACGCCGAACGCGGCGAGCTGACCCGGCTCGCCGAACTACCGCTGGACGAACACGTGACCGTCGTCGCCGAGATCGCCGACGCCCGCAGCCACACGTTCAACCGGGGCAAGGGACAGCGCCTGGAGGTCACCCTCACCGACGGCAGCGGACGGCTCCAGCTGGTCTTCTTCGGCCGCGGCGTCCACCACCACAAACGCGAGCTGGTGCCCGGCCGCCGGGGCATGTTCGCGGGCAAGGTCTCCGTCTTCAACCGCAAGCTCCAGCTGGCCCACCCCGCCTACGAACTGCTGGCCGCCGACGGCGGGGACGTCCCGGAGGCCGGGGCCGCCGCGGCCCGCGAGTTCGCAGGGCGGCTGCTGCCGCTCTACCCGGCCTGCAAGCAACTGGAGTCCTGGAAGCTCGCCAAGGCCGTCGCCCTGGTGCTCGACTCGCTGGCCGCCTCCGGCTGGGCGGGGCTCATCGACCCGCTGCCCGCGGCGCTGCGCCGCGAACGCGGCCTGATCGAGCTGCCCGAGGCGTTCGAGAAGGTGCACCGCCCCCGGACCAAGGCCGACATCGCCGCCGCCACCGCCCGGCTGAAGTGGGACGAGGCATTCGTGCTCCAGGTCGCCCTCGCCCGGCGCCGGCACACCGAGGGACAGCTGCCCGCCACCGCCCGCCGCCCGGCCGCGGACGGCCTGCTGACCGCCTTCGACGCCCGGTTGCCGTTCACCCTCACCGAGGGCCAGCGCACGGTCAGCGCGGAGATCTTCGCCGACCTGGCCACCGAACACCCCATGCACCGGCTGCTCCAGGGTGAGGTCGGCAGCGGCAAGACCCTGGTGGCGCTGCGGGCCATGCTCGCCGTCGCCGACAGCGGGGGGCAGTCCGCGCTGCTGGCCCCCACCGAGGTACTGGCCCAGCAGCACCACCGGTCCATCACCGAGATGATGGGCGACCTCGCCGAGGGCGGCCTGATCGGCGGCGCCGAACAGGGCACCCGGGTCACCCTGCTCACCGGCTCCATGGGCGCCGCCGCCCGCCGCCGCGCCCTGCTGGAGGCCGTCACCGGCGAGGCGGGCATCGTGATCGGCACCCATGCGCTGATCGAGGACGTGGTGAAGTTCCATGATCTGGGCCTGGTGGTGGTCGACGAGCAGCACCGGTTCGGCGTGGAGCAGCGCGACGCTCTGCGCGGCAAGGGGCACCGCCCGCCGCATCTGCTGGTGATGACCGCCACCCCGATCCCGCGCACCGTGGCCATGACCGTCTTCGGGGACCTGGAGACCTCTGTCCTGGACCAGCTGCCCTCCGGGCGCGCCCCGATCCTCAGCCATGTGGTGCCCGCCCGCGACAAGCCGCACTTCCTGTCCAGGGCCTGGGAACGGGTACGGGAGGAGGTGGCCGCCGGCCACCAGGTGTACGTGGTGTGCCCGCGCATCGGCGACGAGGACCCCAAGGACACCAAGGGGCCGAAGAAGACGGGGAAGACCGCCGAGCCGGACGAGGACACGGGCGCGGGAGAAGACATGGCCGCGGGCGGCGCCGACGGCGACCGGCGGCCACCGCTGGCGGTGCTGGACATCGCCGGGCAGCTGCGCGCCGGACCGCTGTCCGGGCTCGCCGTGGAGAGCCTGCACGGCCGGATGACCCCGGACGCCAAGGACGAGGTGATGCGCCGGTTCTCCGCCGGTGAGACCCAGGTGCTGGTAGCCACCACAGTGATCGAGGTCGGCGTGAACGTGCCCAACGCCACCGTGATGGTGATCATGGACGCCGACCGGTTCGGCGTCTCCCAGCTGCACCAGCTGCGCGGCCGGGTCGGGCGCGGCACCGCCGGCGGGCTGTGCCTGCTGGTCAGCGAGGCACCCGAGGGCAGCCCGGCCCGCTCCCGGCTGGACGCGGTGGCCGGCACCCAGGACGGCTTCGAACTCTCCCGGATCGACCTCGAACAGCGCCGGGAGGGCGATGTCCTGGGGCAGGCGCAGTCCGGCGGCCGGTCCAGCCTGCGGATGCTGGCGGTCATCGAGGACGAGGAGATCATCGCCGCCGCCCGCGCCGAGGCCACCGCGCTGGTCGCCGCCGACCCCACATTGGAGGCCGCCCCCGAGCTGCGCGCCGCCCTCGACGCGCTGCTGGACTCCGACCGCGAGGAGTACCTCGACAAGGGCTGA
- the rpmB gene encoding 50S ribosomal protein L28: protein MAANCDVCGKGPGFGNSISHSHRRTPRRWNPNIQRVRAVINGTPKRLNACTSCIKAGKVAR from the coding sequence GTGGCTGCCAACTGCGACGTCTGCGGCAAGGGGCCGGGCTTCGGTAACAGCATCTCCCACTCGCACCGCCGTACCCCCCGCCGTTGGAACCCCAACATCCAGCGGGTGCGTGCCGTGATCAATGGGACGCCGAAGCGCCTGAACGCCTGCACCTCGTGCATCAAGGCGGGCAAGGTCGCGCGCTGA